A window from Bombus fervidus isolate BK054 chromosome 12, iyBomFerv1, whole genome shotgun sequence encodes these proteins:
- the Liprin-alpha gene encoding PTPRF interacting protein alpha isoform X11, translating into MVSNRTSVMIGQNETEQAAGQQEQQQQPQQQQLQQSVQKLGTEKSTEIESRLSNGSLDPVDQDSAARVIDLQATLDKQSSELSTWQRRVAELSGRVAELEETLSKTQKDLLKTQETNVKLQRDLRENVAQKEDQEERIATLEKRYLNAQRESTSLHDLNEKLEQELQHKKAQLKLQEEKIAAIQEKLELAEQKLAQYAKLPEMEEQLKQRMEALTQVRRPNQQAQERHGSAEDRIQRLETQLEEKNAEVMRVNQRLKMNEEHNTRLSTTVDKLLSESNERLQVHLKERMHALEEKNALTQELEKTRKIAEDLQNEKAEIVKELGKARLEIDNVKRQMLQQEIAFNIQQTDALTRSLSPNAVDPGSFSRSASHSSFDTHSLPRRTGKRPAIEDDPTKNYVARTLAEQEWEKLQQAHVLANVQQAFDVSSDAEGDGDNESLFSCAADVISPTGHTDAQTLALMLQEQLDAINNEIRLIQEEKQSTEARAEELESRVGSLEHMNLLARGRSLERASPPLSGRSTPKSHHSPNRDYLHKYHTAPASMSPAHLHQYAASLASPGQLSESLPASQLQLSGEELHSVSERDSTGGAGSGGSDAASPLTARSIRLERVAQALAHSQEELRRRTGQAGFPSSGFPAHRHGQHNNGALNSGTPPSPLSSRHSSQDSLHKNNLSGVGLPIGQLSSSHLHMQSTMSPATAAAVAAAQKKKGIKSSLGRFFSKKEKIKGKDTPMPGDIPGMGGANTPADPDYGDNVSVAGTMGSKSDFDRRKKKSPSVFGSMLDSSRHELLAEAMKAGTPFALWNGPTVVAWLELWVGMPTWYVAACRANVKSGAIMSALSDTEIQREIGISNPLHRLKLRLAIQEMVSLTSPSAPTTSRTTLAFGDMNHEWIGNVWLPSLGLPQYRSTFMECLVDARMLDHLNKKDLRGQLRMVDSFHRTSLQYGILCLKRLNYDRQQLEERRRMAEGANVDVLVWSNDRVIRWVQSIGLKEYGNHLLESGVHGALIALDESFDANSFALALQIPTQNTQARQLLEMEFANLLTVGTERRLDEANNMKS; encoded by the exons ATGGTCAGCAACAGAACAAG TGTTATGATCGGGCAGAATGAGACTGAGCAGGCAGCAGGCCAGCAggaacagcaacaacaaccgCAACAACAACAACTGCAGCAGTCAGTACAAAAACTAGGTACGGAGAAGTCAACAGAGATCGAAAGTAGACTGAGCAATGGCAGTCTCGATCCTGTGGACCAGGATTCTGCGGCGCGTGTAATAGATTTGCAAGCTACTCTCGACAAGCAG AGCTCAGAGTTGAGCACATGGCAGCGGCGGGTAGCCGAATTAAGTGGCCGAGTAGCAGAGTTAGAAGAAACTTTGTCCAAGACTCAGAAAGACCTTCTGAAAACCCAAGAAACGAATGTCAAACTGCAGAGAGATCTACGTGAAAATGTTGCCCAAAAAGAGGACCAAGAAGAAAGGATAGCGACTCTTGAAAAACGTTATCTTAATGCTCAACGAGAGTCCACTAGTTTACATGATCTCAATGAAAAGCTGGAGCAAGAGCTGCAGCACAAGAAAGCTCAATTAAAG CtccaagaagaaaaaatagcgGCGATACAGGAGAAACTAGAACTTGCAGAACAAAAATTAGCCCAATACGCTAAGTTAccagaaatggaagagcaatTAAAGCAGAGGATGGAGGCTCTGACGCAGGTGAGGAGGCCCAACCAG caGGCTCAAGAAAGACATGGCAGCGCAGAGGATAGAATACAGAGGTTGGAAACGCAACTTGAAGAAAAGAATGCAGAAGTGATGCGTGTCAATCAACGACTCAAGATGAATGAGGAGCATAATACGCGGCTTAGTACAACTGTTGATAAACTTTTGTCGg AATCTAACGAAAGATTACAAGTACATTTAAAAGAAAGGATGCACGCATTAGAAGAGAAAAACGCACTCACGCAAGAACTGGAAAAGACTAGGAAGATTGCGGAAGATCTTCAAAATGAGAAGGCCGAAATAGTTAAGGAATTAGGGAAAGCTCGCCTTGAAATTGATAATGTAAAAAGGCAAATGCTTCAGCAAGAAATTGCATTCAATATTCAACAAACAGATGCTCTAACTCGAAGTTTGTCTCCCAATGCAGTGGATCCAGGTTCCTTTTCTAGGAGTGCAAGTCATAGTAGTTTTGATACTCATTCTTTACCAAGAAGAACGGGTAAACGACCTGCAATCGAAGATGATCCAACAAAG aattatgtaGCGCGCACTTTAGCAGAGCAAGAATGGGAAAAATTACAGCAAGCTCATGTCCTTGCAAATGTACAACAAGCATTTGATGTTTCTAGTGATGCAGAAGGTGACGGAGATAACGAAAGTTTATTCAGTTGTGCAGCTGATGTAATTAGTCCTACAGGACATACGGATGCTCAAACACTAGCATTAATGTTACAAGAACAATTAGATGCAATTAACAATGAAATTAGATTAATCCAG GAAGAAAAGCAAAGTACCGAAGCGCGTGCCGAAGAGTTGGAGTCCCGGGTTGGTAGTCTTGAACATATGAATTTGTTAGCCAGAGGACGAAGTCTCGAACGGGCATCTCCACCATTAAGTGGACGATCCACTCCAAAATCGCATCATAGTCCAAATAGagattatttacataaatatcataCG gCACCAGCATCAATGTCTCCAGCGCATCTCCATCAATATGCTGCCTCTTTAGCTAGTCCAGGTCAACTTTCGGAATCCCTTCCTGCGAGCCAG tTGCAGTTATCAGGCGAAGAATTGCATTCAGTGAGTGAAAGAGACAGCACTGGTGGTGCAGGAAGTGGTGGTAGCGATGCAGCTTCACCGTTGACTGCTCGATCGATCAGACTAGAACGAGTAGCACAGGCACTTGCTCACAGTCAAGAGGAGCTCAGAAG ACGCACTGGACAAGCCGGATTTCCCAGCAGTGGTTTTCCTGCTCACAG GCATGGGCAACATAACAACGGCGCACTCAATTCTGGGACTCCCCCTTCCCCATTGTCCTCACGTCATAGCAGCCAGGACAGTTTGCATAAGAACAACTTGTCTGGTGTTGGATTGCCAATTGGACAATTGTCTAGTTCGCATTTGCATATGCAATCTACCATGAGTCCAGCAACCGCAGCAGCAGTAGCTGCAGCTCAAAAGAAGAAAGGCATTAAGAGCAGTCTTGGTAGATTTTTCAGCAAGAAAGAAAAG ATCAAGGGGAAAGATACACCAATGCCTGGAGATATACCAGGTATGGGAGGAGCAAATACACCTGCAGATCCTGATTATGGAGATAATGTTTCTGTTGCTGGCACTATGGGTAGTAAAAGCGATTTTGAtcgtagaaaaaagaaaag TCCAAGTGTATTTGGAAGTATGTTAGATTCTTCACGACACGAACTTCTGGCGGAGGCAATGAAAGCTGGAACACCTTTTGCTCTATGGAACGGACCAACTGTAGTGGCTTGGCTTGAGCTTTGGGTGGGCATGCCAACGTGGTATGTTGCAGCTTGCCGGGCAAATGTCAAAAGTGGTGCCATAATGAGTGCTCTTAGTGATACCGAAATTCAACGTGAAATTGGTATAAG tAATCCTCTACATCGATTGAAACTACGGTTAGCTATTCAAGAAATGGTGTCACTTACAAGTCCATCAGCACCAACAACTTCTCGCACAACCTTAGCATTTGGAGATATGAACCACGAATGGATTGGTAATGTCTGGCTTCCAAGTCTTGGTTTGCCACAGTATCGATCCACTTTCATGGAGTGCCTTGTTGATGCCAGAATGTTGGATCACCTTAACAAAAAGGACCTTCGTGGTCAACTTAGAATGGTTGATAGTTTTCACAG aaCAAGCTTGCAATATGGCATTTTGTGTTTAAAACGATTAAATTATGATAGGCAACAATTAGAAGAAAGGAGACGAATGGCGGAAGGTGCAAACGTCGATGTTCTTGTATGGAGTAATGATCGTGTTATAAGATGGGTGCAATCTATCGGCCTGAaa gAATACGGTAACCACCTCTTAGAATCTGGGGTACATGGAGCTCTTATAGCCCTCGATGAAAGTTTCGACGCAAATAGTTTTGCTCTAGCTTTGCAAATTCCAACGCAAAACACACAA GCTCGGCAGTTGTTAGAGATGGAGTTCGCAAATTTATTAACAGTAGGAACAGAAAGGCGACTCGATGAAGCGAATAATATGAAATCCTGA
- the Liprin-alpha gene encoding PTPRF interacting protein alpha isoform X4 produces the protein MWNMMCDVMPTIAEDSISQRSSQYSGEDANFEQLMVSMLDERDKLVESLRENQERLQETEARLQEVEKERDSLNRQLNANIPQDFSQLTKELAAARESILEREEEISELKAERNNTRLLLEHLECLVSRHERSLRMTVVKRQAAAQSGVSSEVEVLKALKSLFEHHKALDEKVRERLRVALERNTSLEEELAITKEELQQYKLSGHAPKNIEDRPKENGQAEDGQQQNKNETEQAAGQQEQQQQPQQQQLQQSVQKLGTEKSTEIESRLSNGSLDPVDQDSAARVIDLQATLDKQSSELSTWQRRVAELSGRVAELEETLSKTQKDLLKTQETNVKLQRDLRENVAQKEDQEERIATLEKRYLNAQRESTSLHDLNEKLEQELQHKKAQLKLQEEKIAAIQEKLELAEQKLAQYAKLPEMEEQLKQRMEALTQAQERHGSAEDRIQRLETQLEEKNAEVMRVNQRLKMNEEHNTRLSTTVDKLLSESNERLQVHLKERMHALEEKNALTQELEKTRKIAEDLQNEKAEIVKELGKARLEIDNVKRQMLQQEIAFNIQQTDALTRSLSPNAVDPGSFSRSASHSSFDTHSLPRRTGKRPAIEDDPTKNYVARTLAEQEWEKLQQAHVLANVQQAFDVSSDAEGDGDNESLFSCAADVISPTGHTDAQTLALMLQEQLDAINNEIRLIQEEKQSTEARAEELESRVGSLEHMNLLARGRSLERASPPLSGRSTPKSHHSPNRDYLHKYHTAPASMSPAHLHQYAASLASPGQLSESLPASQLQLSGEELHSVSERDSTGGAGSGGSDAASPLTARSIRLERVAQALAHSQEELRRRTGQAGFPSSGFPAHRHGQHNNGALNSGTPPSPLSSRHSSQDSLHKNNLSGVGLPIGQLSSSHLHMQSTMSPATAAAVAAAQKKKGIKSSLGRFFSKKEKIKGKDTPMPGDIPGMGGANTPADPDYGDNVSVAGTMGSKSDFDRRKKKSPSVFGSMLDSSRHELLAEAMKAGTPFALWNGPTVVAWLELWVGMPTWYVAACRANVKSGAIMSALSDTEIQREIGISNPLHRLKLRLAIQEMVSLTSPSAPTTSRTTLAFGDMNHEWIGNVWLPSLGLPQYRSTFMECLVDARMLDHLNKKDLRGQLRMVDSFHRTSLQYGILCLKRLNYDRQQLEERRRMAEGANVDVLVWSNDRVIRWVQSIGLKEYGNHLLESGVHGALIALDESFDANSFALALQIPTQNTQARQLLEMEFANLLTVGTERRLDEANNMKS, from the exons CTTCTGCTCGAGCATTTGGAATGCCTGGTTTCCCGACATGAACGATCGCTTAGGATGACTGTAGTGAAGAGGCAAGCCGCCGCGCAATCTGGAGTATCGTCCGAAGTTGAAGTGCTCAAAGCTCTAAAAAGTCTGTTCGAGCACCACAAGGCTTTAGACGAGAAA GTGCGTGAACGATTACGAGTTGCATTAGAAAGGAATACAAGCCTGGAAGAAGAGCTAGCTATTACCAAAGAAGAG cTCCAGCAATATAAATTAAGTGGACATGCGcctaaaaatatagaagataGGCCCAAGGAGAACGGACAGGCGGAAGATGGTCAGCAACAGAACAAG AATGAGACTGAGCAGGCAGCAGGCCAGCAggaacagcaacaacaaccgCAACAACAACAACTGCAGCAGTCAGTACAAAAACTAGGTACGGAGAAGTCAACAGAGATCGAAAGTAGACTGAGCAATGGCAGTCTCGATCCTGTGGACCAGGATTCTGCGGCGCGTGTAATAGATTTGCAAGCTACTCTCGACAAGCAG AGCTCAGAGTTGAGCACATGGCAGCGGCGGGTAGCCGAATTAAGTGGCCGAGTAGCAGAGTTAGAAGAAACTTTGTCCAAGACTCAGAAAGACCTTCTGAAAACCCAAGAAACGAATGTCAAACTGCAGAGAGATCTACGTGAAAATGTTGCCCAAAAAGAGGACCAAGAAGAAAGGATAGCGACTCTTGAAAAACGTTATCTTAATGCTCAACGAGAGTCCACTAGTTTACATGATCTCAATGAAAAGCTGGAGCAAGAGCTGCAGCACAAGAAAGCTCAATTAAAG CtccaagaagaaaaaatagcgGCGATACAGGAGAAACTAGAACTTGCAGAACAAAAATTAGCCCAATACGCTAAGTTAccagaaatggaagagcaatTAAAGCAGAGGATGGAGGCTCTGACGCAG GCTCAAGAAAGACATGGCAGCGCAGAGGATAGAATACAGAGGTTGGAAACGCAACTTGAAGAAAAGAATGCAGAAGTGATGCGTGTCAATCAACGACTCAAGATGAATGAGGAGCATAATACGCGGCTTAGTACAACTGTTGATAAACTTTTGTCGg AATCTAACGAAAGATTACAAGTACATTTAAAAGAAAGGATGCACGCATTAGAAGAGAAAAACGCACTCACGCAAGAACTGGAAAAGACTAGGAAGATTGCGGAAGATCTTCAAAATGAGAAGGCCGAAATAGTTAAGGAATTAGGGAAAGCTCGCCTTGAAATTGATAATGTAAAAAGGCAAATGCTTCAGCAAGAAATTGCATTCAATATTCAACAAACAGATGCTCTAACTCGAAGTTTGTCTCCCAATGCAGTGGATCCAGGTTCCTTTTCTAGGAGTGCAAGTCATAGTAGTTTTGATACTCATTCTTTACCAAGAAGAACGGGTAAACGACCTGCAATCGAAGATGATCCAACAAAG aattatgtaGCGCGCACTTTAGCAGAGCAAGAATGGGAAAAATTACAGCAAGCTCATGTCCTTGCAAATGTACAACAAGCATTTGATGTTTCTAGTGATGCAGAAGGTGACGGAGATAACGAAAGTTTATTCAGTTGTGCAGCTGATGTAATTAGTCCTACAGGACATACGGATGCTCAAACACTAGCATTAATGTTACAAGAACAATTAGATGCAATTAACAATGAAATTAGATTAATCCAG GAAGAAAAGCAAAGTACCGAAGCGCGTGCCGAAGAGTTGGAGTCCCGGGTTGGTAGTCTTGAACATATGAATTTGTTAGCCAGAGGACGAAGTCTCGAACGGGCATCTCCACCATTAAGTGGACGATCCACTCCAAAATCGCATCATAGTCCAAATAGagattatttacataaatatcataCG gCACCAGCATCAATGTCTCCAGCGCATCTCCATCAATATGCTGCCTCTTTAGCTAGTCCAGGTCAACTTTCGGAATCCCTTCCTGCGAGCCAG tTGCAGTTATCAGGCGAAGAATTGCATTCAGTGAGTGAAAGAGACAGCACTGGTGGTGCAGGAAGTGGTGGTAGCGATGCAGCTTCACCGTTGACTGCTCGATCGATCAGACTAGAACGAGTAGCACAGGCACTTGCTCACAGTCAAGAGGAGCTCAGAAG ACGCACTGGACAAGCCGGATTTCCCAGCAGTGGTTTTCCTGCTCACAG GCATGGGCAACATAACAACGGCGCACTCAATTCTGGGACTCCCCCTTCCCCATTGTCCTCACGTCATAGCAGCCAGGACAGTTTGCATAAGAACAACTTGTCTGGTGTTGGATTGCCAATTGGACAATTGTCTAGTTCGCATTTGCATATGCAATCTACCATGAGTCCAGCAACCGCAGCAGCAGTAGCTGCAGCTCAAAAGAAGAAAGGCATTAAGAGCAGTCTTGGTAGATTTTTCAGCAAGAAAGAAAAG ATCAAGGGGAAAGATACACCAATGCCTGGAGATATACCAGGTATGGGAGGAGCAAATACACCTGCAGATCCTGATTATGGAGATAATGTTTCTGTTGCTGGCACTATGGGTAGTAAAAGCGATTTTGAtcgtagaaaaaagaaaag TCCAAGTGTATTTGGAAGTATGTTAGATTCTTCACGACACGAACTTCTGGCGGAGGCAATGAAAGCTGGAACACCTTTTGCTCTATGGAACGGACCAACTGTAGTGGCTTGGCTTGAGCTTTGGGTGGGCATGCCAACGTGGTATGTTGCAGCTTGCCGGGCAAATGTCAAAAGTGGTGCCATAATGAGTGCTCTTAGTGATACCGAAATTCAACGTGAAATTGGTATAAG tAATCCTCTACATCGATTGAAACTACGGTTAGCTATTCAAGAAATGGTGTCACTTACAAGTCCATCAGCACCAACAACTTCTCGCACAACCTTAGCATTTGGAGATATGAACCACGAATGGATTGGTAATGTCTGGCTTCCAAGTCTTGGTTTGCCACAGTATCGATCCACTTTCATGGAGTGCCTTGTTGATGCCAGAATGTTGGATCACCTTAACAAAAAGGACCTTCGTGGTCAACTTAGAATGGTTGATAGTTTTCACAG aaCAAGCTTGCAATATGGCATTTTGTGTTTAAAACGATTAAATTATGATAGGCAACAATTAGAAGAAAGGAGACGAATGGCGGAAGGTGCAAACGTCGATGTTCTTGTATGGAGTAATGATCGTGTTATAAGATGGGTGCAATCTATCGGCCTGAaa gAATACGGTAACCACCTCTTAGAATCTGGGGTACATGGAGCTCTTATAGCCCTCGATGAAAGTTTCGACGCAAATAGTTTTGCTCTAGCTTTGCAAATTCCAACGCAAAACACACAA GCTCGGCAGTTGTTAGAGATGGAGTTCGCAAATTTATTAACAGTAGGAACAGAAAGGCGACTCGATGAAGCGAATAATATGAAATCCTGA
- the Liprin-alpha gene encoding PTPRF interacting protein alpha isoform X8 has product MWNMMCDVMPTIAEDSISQRSSQYSGEDANFEQLMVSMLDERDKLVESLRENQERLQETEARLQEVEKERDSLNRQLNANIPQDFSQLTKELAAARESILEREEEISELKAERNNTRLLLEHLECLVSRHERSLRMTVVKRQAAAQSGVSSEVEVLKALKSLFEHHKALDEKVRERLRVALERNTSLEEELAITKEELQQYKLSGHAPKNIEDRPKENGQAEDGQQQNKNETEQAAGQQEQQQQPQQQQLQQSVQKLGTEKSTEIESRLSNGSLDPVDQDSAARVIDLQATLDKQSSELSTWQRRVAELSGRVAELEETLSKTQKDLLKTQETNVKLQRDLRENVAQKEDQEERIATLEKRYLNAQRESTSLHDLNEKLEQELQHKKAQLKLQEEKIAAIQEKLELAEQKLAQYAKLPEMEEQLKQRMEALTQVRRPNQQAQERHGSAEDRIQRLETQLEEKNAEVMRVNQRLKMNEEHNTRLSTTVDKLLSESNERLQVHLKERMHALEEKNALTQELEKTRKIAEDLQNEKAEIVKELGKARLEIDNVKRQMLQQEIAFNIQQTDALTRSLSPNAVDPGSFSRSASHSSFDTHSLPRRTGKRPAIEDDPTKNYVARTLAEQEWEKLQQAHVLANVQQAFDVSSDAEGDGDNESLFSCAADVISPTGHTDAQTLALMLQEQLDAINNEIRLIQEEKQSTEARAEELESRVGSLEHMNLLARGRSLERASPPLSGRSTPKSHHSPNRDYLHKYHTAPASMSPAHLHQYAASLASPGQLSESLPASQLQLSGEELHSVSERDSTGGAGSGGSDAASPLTARSIRLERVAQALAHSQEELRSQDSLHKNNLSGVGLPIGQLSSSHLHMQSTMSPATAAAVAAAQKKKGIKSSLGRFFSKKEKIKGKDTPMPGDIPGMGGANTPADPDYGDNVSVAGTMGSKSDFDRRKKKSPSVFGSMLDSSRHELLAEAMKAGTPFALWNGPTVVAWLELWVGMPTWYVAACRANVKSGAIMSALSDTEIQREIGISNPLHRLKLRLAIQEMVSLTSPSAPTTSRTTLAFGDMNHEWIGNVWLPSLGLPQYRSTFMECLVDARMLDHLNKKDLRGQLRMVDSFHRTSLQYGILCLKRLNYDRQQLEERRRMAEGANVDVLVWSNDRVIRWVQSIGLKEYGNHLLESGVHGALIALDESFDANSFALALQIPTQNTQARQLLEMEFANLLTVGTERRLDEANNMKS; this is encoded by the exons CTTCTGCTCGAGCATTTGGAATGCCTGGTTTCCCGACATGAACGATCGCTTAGGATGACTGTAGTGAAGAGGCAAGCCGCCGCGCAATCTGGAGTATCGTCCGAAGTTGAAGTGCTCAAAGCTCTAAAAAGTCTGTTCGAGCACCACAAGGCTTTAGACGAGAAA GTGCGTGAACGATTACGAGTTGCATTAGAAAGGAATACAAGCCTGGAAGAAGAGCTAGCTATTACCAAAGAAGAG cTCCAGCAATATAAATTAAGTGGACATGCGcctaaaaatatagaagataGGCCCAAGGAGAACGGACAGGCGGAAGATGGTCAGCAACAGAACAAG AATGAGACTGAGCAGGCAGCAGGCCAGCAggaacagcaacaacaaccgCAACAACAACAACTGCAGCAGTCAGTACAAAAACTAGGTACGGAGAAGTCAACAGAGATCGAAAGTAGACTGAGCAATGGCAGTCTCGATCCTGTGGACCAGGATTCTGCGGCGCGTGTAATAGATTTGCAAGCTACTCTCGACAAGCAG AGCTCAGAGTTGAGCACATGGCAGCGGCGGGTAGCCGAATTAAGTGGCCGAGTAGCAGAGTTAGAAGAAACTTTGTCCAAGACTCAGAAAGACCTTCTGAAAACCCAAGAAACGAATGTCAAACTGCAGAGAGATCTACGTGAAAATGTTGCCCAAAAAGAGGACCAAGAAGAAAGGATAGCGACTCTTGAAAAACGTTATCTTAATGCTCAACGAGAGTCCACTAGTTTACATGATCTCAATGAAAAGCTGGAGCAAGAGCTGCAGCACAAGAAAGCTCAATTAAAG CtccaagaagaaaaaatagcgGCGATACAGGAGAAACTAGAACTTGCAGAACAAAAATTAGCCCAATACGCTAAGTTAccagaaatggaagagcaatTAAAGCAGAGGATGGAGGCTCTGACGCAGGTGAGGAGGCCCAACCAG caGGCTCAAGAAAGACATGGCAGCGCAGAGGATAGAATACAGAGGTTGGAAACGCAACTTGAAGAAAAGAATGCAGAAGTGATGCGTGTCAATCAACGACTCAAGATGAATGAGGAGCATAATACGCGGCTTAGTACAACTGTTGATAAACTTTTGTCGg AATCTAACGAAAGATTACAAGTACATTTAAAAGAAAGGATGCACGCATTAGAAGAGAAAAACGCACTCACGCAAGAACTGGAAAAGACTAGGAAGATTGCGGAAGATCTTCAAAATGAGAAGGCCGAAATAGTTAAGGAATTAGGGAAAGCTCGCCTTGAAATTGATAATGTAAAAAGGCAAATGCTTCAGCAAGAAATTGCATTCAATATTCAACAAACAGATGCTCTAACTCGAAGTTTGTCTCCCAATGCAGTGGATCCAGGTTCCTTTTCTAGGAGTGCAAGTCATAGTAGTTTTGATACTCATTCTTTACCAAGAAGAACGGGTAAACGACCTGCAATCGAAGATGATCCAACAAAG aattatgtaGCGCGCACTTTAGCAGAGCAAGAATGGGAAAAATTACAGCAAGCTCATGTCCTTGCAAATGTACAACAAGCATTTGATGTTTCTAGTGATGCAGAAGGTGACGGAGATAACGAAAGTTTATTCAGTTGTGCAGCTGATGTAATTAGTCCTACAGGACATACGGATGCTCAAACACTAGCATTAATGTTACAAGAACAATTAGATGCAATTAACAATGAAATTAGATTAATCCAG GAAGAAAAGCAAAGTACCGAAGCGCGTGCCGAAGAGTTGGAGTCCCGGGTTGGTAGTCTTGAACATATGAATTTGTTAGCCAGAGGACGAAGTCTCGAACGGGCATCTCCACCATTAAGTGGACGATCCACTCCAAAATCGCATCATAGTCCAAATAGagattatttacataaatatcataCG gCACCAGCATCAATGTCTCCAGCGCATCTCCATCAATATGCTGCCTCTTTAGCTAGTCCAGGTCAACTTTCGGAATCCCTTCCTGCGAGCCAG tTGCAGTTATCAGGCGAAGAATTGCATTCAGTGAGTGAAAGAGACAGCACTGGTGGTGCAGGAAGTGGTGGTAGCGATGCAGCTTCACCGTTGACTGCTCGATCGATCAGACTAGAACGAGTAGCACAGGCACTTGCTCACAGTCAAGAGGAGCTCAGAAG CCAGGACAGTTTGCATAAGAACAACTTGTCTGGTGTTGGATTGCCAATTGGACAATTGTCTAGTTCGCATTTGCATATGCAATCTACCATGAGTCCAGCAACCGCAGCAGCAGTAGCTGCAGCTCAAAAGAAGAAAGGCATTAAGAGCAGTCTTGGTAGATTTTTCAGCAAGAAAGAAAAG ATCAAGGGGAAAGATACACCAATGCCTGGAGATATACCAGGTATGGGAGGAGCAAATACACCTGCAGATCCTGATTATGGAGATAATGTTTCTGTTGCTGGCACTATGGGTAGTAAAAGCGATTTTGAtcgtagaaaaaagaaaag TCCAAGTGTATTTGGAAGTATGTTAGATTCTTCACGACACGAACTTCTGGCGGAGGCAATGAAAGCTGGAACACCTTTTGCTCTATGGAACGGACCAACTGTAGTGGCTTGGCTTGAGCTTTGGGTGGGCATGCCAACGTGGTATGTTGCAGCTTGCCGGGCAAATGTCAAAAGTGGTGCCATAATGAGTGCTCTTAGTGATACCGAAATTCAACGTGAAATTGGTATAAG tAATCCTCTACATCGATTGAAACTACGGTTAGCTATTCAAGAAATGGTGTCACTTACAAGTCCATCAGCACCAACAACTTCTCGCACAACCTTAGCATTTGGAGATATGAACCACGAATGGATTGGTAATGTCTGGCTTCCAAGTCTTGGTTTGCCACAGTATCGATCCACTTTCATGGAGTGCCTTGTTGATGCCAGAATGTTGGATCACCTTAACAAAAAGGACCTTCGTGGTCAACTTAGAATGGTTGATAGTTTTCACAG aaCAAGCTTGCAATATGGCATTTTGTGTTTAAAACGATTAAATTATGATAGGCAACAATTAGAAGAAAGGAGACGAATGGCGGAAGGTGCAAACGTCGATGTTCTTGTATGGAGTAATGATCGTGTTATAAGATGGGTGCAATCTATCGGCCTGAaa gAATACGGTAACCACCTCTTAGAATCTGGGGTACATGGAGCTCTTATAGCCCTCGATGAAAGTTTCGACGCAAATAGTTTTGCTCTAGCTTTGCAAATTCCAACGCAAAACACACAA GCTCGGCAGTTGTTAGAGATGGAGTTCGCAAATTTATTAACAGTAGGAACAGAAAGGCGACTCGATGAAGCGAATAATATGAAATCCTGA